The proteins below come from a single Azospirillum thiophilum genomic window:
- a CDS encoding serine hydrolase domain-containing protein, with protein MGKDKNGAAGADIDQELLAAALTGLLEEESVSPATRTALVAIAGGRGADDAAAVRTLVLRPRSLRGESGADDLSGRRALVYSLTKTILAAAVLRLAARGAVDLDGPAGRWLPELAGWPGGVTVAQLLAHRAGLPDYGGRADYHAAVAAGGEPWSGDEFLARCGVTPNREGTEQGKGPPVGVFAYSNIGYLLVGRLLERAGGAPLAEVLAREVFSPLGLSSAALLRTRTDLDGLFFGASPAFGGAPVGTAYHPGWVSHGVAAMTAADACRFMHGLTEEYLPGLLLRRMRDGLPVGGPMGGRPWVEPSYGLGMMVELDPAAGPYWGHTGGGPGVTPAAYHTPGPVPVSVAVFLDGEDGALAEWMAVEVLHRLRRPR; from the coding sequence ATGGGCAAGGACAAGAACGGGGCGGCGGGCGCCGATATCGACCAGGAGCTGCTGGCCGCCGCCCTGACCGGCCTGCTGGAGGAGGAAAGCGTCAGCCCGGCCACCCGGACCGCACTGGTCGCCATCGCCGGCGGCCGCGGGGCCGACGATGCCGCGGCGGTGCGCACGCTGGTCCTGCGCCCGCGTTCATTGCGGGGCGAGTCGGGGGCGGACGACCTGTCGGGGCGGCGGGCACTGGTCTACAGCCTGACCAAGACCATCCTCGCCGCCGCTGTGCTGCGGCTGGCGGCGCGCGGCGCGGTCGATCTCGACGGGCCGGCCGGGCGCTGGCTGCCGGAGCTGGCCGGGTGGCCGGGCGGCGTCACCGTGGCGCAGCTGCTGGCCCACCGCGCCGGCCTGCCCGACTATGGCGGCCGGGCCGACTACCATGCCGCCGTCGCCGCCGGCGGGGAACCCTGGAGCGGCGACGAGTTCCTGGCGCGCTGCGGGGTGACCCCGAATCGCGAAGGGACGGAGCAAGGGAAGGGACCGCCGGTCGGCGTCTTCGCCTATTCGAACATCGGCTATCTGCTGGTCGGCCGGCTGCTGGAGCGGGCCGGCGGCGCTCCGCTGGCGGAGGTGCTGGCGCGCGAGGTCTTCTCTCCGCTCGGCCTGTCCAGCGCGGCGCTGCTGCGCACCCGCACCGACCTGGACGGGCTGTTCTTCGGCGCCAGCCCGGCCTTCGGCGGCGCGCCGGTGGGCACGGCCTATCATCCCGGCTGGGTGTCGCACGGGGTGGCGGCGATGACCGCGGCCGACGCCTGCCGCTTCATGCATGGCCTGACGGAGGAGTATCTGCCGGGCCTGCTGCTGCGGCGGATGCGCGACGGGCTGCCGGTCGGCGGGCCGATGGGTGGGCGGCCCTGGGTCGAGCCGTCCTACGGGCTGGGGATGATGGTGGAGCTCGATCCGGCGGCCGGACCCTATTGGGGCCACACCGGCGGCGGGCCGGGGGTGACGCCTGCCGCCTACCACACGCCGGGACCGGTCCCGGTCTCCGTCGCCGTGTTCCTGGATGGCGAGGACGGGGCGCTTGCCGAATGGATGGCGGTGGAGGTGCTGCACCGCCTGCGCCGGCCGCGCTGA